From a single Octopus sinensis linkage group LG5, ASM634580v1, whole genome shotgun sequence genomic region:
- the LOC115212395 gene encoding uncharacterized protein LOC115212395, whose amino-acid sequence MAILYYLLTLLLVLPYNWAWYDPQLSELNSIRVNPSARDVPLNRFQNRLQTLLRQARKRGCDSKIGGLGGQCPTYHTSLDLDRWRYLDSSQSPGRRKRNIIQLKSKLQQKRGTNLM is encoded by the exons ATGGCCATACTTTACTATCTCCTCACTTTGCTTCTTGTGCTTCCTTATAACTGGGCTTGGTATGATCCGCAACTGAGCGAATTAAACAG TATTCGTGTCAATCCTAGTGCAAGGGATGTACCGCTAAACAGGTTCCAAAACAGACTTCAGACTCTTCTCAGACAAGC ACGGAAGAGAGGCTGTGATAGTAAAATAGGCGGGCTTGGAGGCCAGTGTCCAACGTACCACACCTCGTTAGATTTAGACAGATGGCGTTATCTGGACAGTTCGCAGAGTCCCGGCCGGAGGAAGAGGAATATCATTCAATTAAAATCAAAACTGCAGCAGAAGCGTGGCACCAATCTTATGTGA